The following are from one region of the bacterium genome:
- a CDS encoding response regulator transcription factor — protein MAHVLVVEDDAALGEMVQRGLQASGYRVRWELNGDAAYDAASGGVYDAIVLDLMLPGTDGLTVLRALRDAGVLTPVLCLTSRGETGDRVAGLDAGADDYLTKPFAFEELLARLRALLRRPGETLVPDVLRLGGLTVWPRERRAAVAGRAIDIPAREFDLLEYLLRHAGHTLPRDLITERIWGTERPPRANVVDATISRLRRRLAAAGWDGQIVAVPTLGYRLENRGAAPVRRSVSP, from the coding sequence ATGGCCCACGTGCTGGTGGTCGAGGACGACGCGGCGCTCGGCGAAATGGTCCAGCGGGGACTCCAGGCGAGCGGCTACCGCGTGCGCTGGGAGCTCAACGGCGACGCCGCGTACGACGCCGCGTCGGGCGGGGTCTACGACGCGATCGTCCTCGATCTGATGCTGCCGGGGACCGACGGGCTTACGGTGCTGCGGGCCCTGCGCGACGCCGGCGTGCTCACGCCGGTGTTGTGCCTCACCTCGCGCGGCGAAACCGGCGATCGGGTCGCGGGACTCGACGCCGGGGCCGACGATTACCTCACCAAGCCCTTCGCCTTCGAAGAACTCCTGGCGCGACTGCGCGCGCTGCTGCGGCGGCCGGGCGAGACGCTCGTGCCGGACGTCCTGCGGCTCGGCGGGCTCACGGTCTGGCCGCGCGAACGCCGGGCGGCGGTGGCCGGACGGGCGATCGACATCCCTGCGCGGGAGTTCGACCTGCTGGAGTATCTCCTGCGGCATGCCGGCCACACCCTGCCGCGCGACCTCATTACCGAGCGGATCTGGGGCACCGAGCGGCCGCCCCGCGCCAACGTGGTTGACGCGACGATCTCGCGGCTGCGGCGGCGTCTCGCGGCGGCCGGCTGGGACGGACAGATCGTCGCGGTGCCGACGCTCGGGTATCGTCTCGAGAATCGCGGCGCGGCGCCGGTCCGGCGGAGCGTGTCGCCGTGA
- a CDS encoding HAMP domain-containing sensor histidine kinase — protein sequence MRWSAGRPPAHAELLRRSRLNIAVPSALIVAALVALIAAGLYLAAERAGYAALEGRLERVALEARHLGEPGGYLVFDESDHLLSSGPPQYDDSREGMQIVRDARFGPVAVLTLPVTADGPHVVAVPAGPELRALDQLRRSLAGMTLAAAVAALCAGYALAGVAVRPLDHAVRDRSEFVALASHQLRTPLSVIRTSAELARAGLDVSPAEALGVILEQARRIETLADRLTRLARAGAGARRPRGTVELTAAVRDLAALFRPAAEQAGVALAVDAPDAVWAWVDRQTLDEATSPVVENALKFSPAGGTVTVRVRRDRRRAIVDIADTGPGIPAADLPHVTRPFFQGGRRRGGYGLGLAIAQAAAVRCGGRIVIAAGRDSGTIVSLVLRAASPPRAPLPEARPSGEPAAAAGVMAPSSPPRIVDD from the coding sequence GTGAGGTGGAGCGCCGGCCGGCCGCCCGCCCATGCCGAGCTACTGCGCCGCAGCCGGCTGAACATCGCCGTGCCCTCGGCGCTGATCGTGGCGGCGCTGGTTGCCCTGATCGCCGCCGGCCTGTATCTGGCGGCGGAGCGCGCCGGCTACGCCGCCCTCGAAGGCCGCCTCGAGCGCGTTGCGCTCGAGGCGAGGCACCTCGGCGAACCGGGCGGGTATCTCGTCTTCGATGAAAGCGATCATCTGCTCTCGAGCGGTCCTCCGCAGTACGACGATTCGCGCGAGGGCATGCAGATCGTGCGCGATGCACGGTTCGGCCCGGTCGCCGTGTTGACGCTGCCGGTCACGGCGGACGGTCCCCACGTGGTCGCCGTGCCGGCGGGTCCCGAACTGCGGGCCCTCGATCAGCTGCGGCGGTCGCTCGCCGGGATGACGCTGGCCGCCGCGGTCGCGGCGCTGTGCGCGGGCTACGCGCTGGCCGGGGTCGCGGTGCGGCCGCTCGACCACGCCGTACGCGACCGCAGCGAGTTCGTGGCGCTCGCGTCGCATCAACTCCGCACCCCGCTGTCCGTCATCCGGACCTCCGCGGAGCTGGCCCGCGCCGGCCTCGACGTCTCGCCGGCCGAGGCGCTCGGGGTGATCCTCGAACAGGCGCGGCGCATCGAGACGCTCGCCGATCGGTTGACGCGGCTCGCGCGCGCGGGCGCCGGGGCGCGGCGTCCGCGCGGCACCGTGGAGCTCACCGCTGCCGTGCGCGACCTGGCCGCGCTTTTCCGTCCCGCGGCGGAGCAGGCCGGCGTCGCGCTGGCCGTGGACGCGCCGGACGCGGTGTGGGCGTGGGTGGACCGGCAGACCCTCGACGAGGCGACGTCGCCCGTCGTCGAGAACGCGCTCAAATTCAGCCCCGCGGGCGGCACCGTGACCGTCCGGGTCCGCCGGGATCGCCGCCGGGCGATCGTCGACATCGCCGATACCGGGCCGGGCATCCCGGCGGCCGATCTCCCCCACGTGACGAGGCCGTTTTTCCAGGGTGGGCGCAGGCGGGGCGGGTATGGTCTCGGCCTCGCGATCGCCCAGGCGGCCGCCGTGCGATGCGGGGGCCGGATCGTCATCGCGGCGGGGCGGGACTCCGGCACCATCGTCAGCCTCGTACTCCGCGCGGCATCGCCTCCGCGCGCGCCCCTTCCCGAGGCCCGGCCGAGCGGTGAGCCGGCCGCGGCTGCCGGCGTCATGGCGCCGTCATCTCCGCCCCGTATAGTCGACGATTAA
- a CDS encoding ABC transporter ATP-binding protein produces MAEQGRAAIELDGVTKRFWTPGGTYYTAVRDLTFDIPQGEFCAIVGPTGSGKSTTLGLIAGLDVPSRGGVTVLGAPVAGITRHAGYMFQTDAIFPWKNVVDNVATGPIYRGMPHAEAQRKARDWVARVGLGGFEDRYPYQLSGGMRKRVALAQSLIIEPRILLMDEPFAALDVQTRTLMENELLEIWSQTSASVVFVTHDLEEAIALADRVLVFTAAPATLKHEYRIDLPRPRNVTEIRFDHRFTSLYAQIWADLRDEVMVAYERSKRGSAA; encoded by the coding sequence GTGGCGGAACAGGGCCGGGCGGCGATCGAGCTCGACGGCGTCACGAAGCGCTTCTGGACGCCGGGCGGAACCTACTATACCGCGGTTCGCGATCTTACCTTCGACATTCCCCAGGGCGAGTTCTGCGCAATCGTCGGTCCGACCGGATCGGGCAAGTCCACGACGCTCGGGCTGATCGCCGGCCTCGACGTGCCGAGCCGCGGCGGCGTGACGGTGCTGGGCGCGCCCGTCGCCGGCATCACGCGCCACGCCGGGTACATGTTCCAGACCGACGCCATCTTTCCGTGGAAGAACGTCGTCGACAATGTCGCGACCGGGCCGATCTACCGCGGCATGCCGCACGCGGAGGCGCAGCGCAAGGCCCGCGACTGGGTGGCCCGGGTGGGACTCGGGGGCTTCGAGGACCGCTATCCGTACCAGCTCAGCGGGGGCATGCGCAAGCGCGTGGCGCTGGCCCAAAGCCTGATCATCGAACCGCGGATTCTCTTGATGGACGAGCCGTTCGCGGCCCTCGACGTGCAGACGCGGACGCTCATGGAAAACGAGCTGCTGGAGATCTGGTCGCAAACGTCGGCGTCGGTCGTGTTCGTCACGCACGACCTCGAGGAGGCGATCGCGCTGGCCGACCGCGTGCTGGTGTTCACCGCGGCGCCGGCCACGTTGAAGCACGAGTACCGCATCGATTTGCCGCGTCCGCGCAACGTCACCGAGATCCGGTTCGATCACCGCTTCACCTCGCTGTACGCGCAGATCTGGGCGGACCTGCGGGATGAGGTCATGGTGGCCTACGAGCGCTCCAAGCGAGGGAGCGCGGCATGA